One genomic segment of Desulfomicrobium sp. ZS1 includes these proteins:
- a CDS encoding DUF4956 domain-containing protein: protein MNELLPNSVDFLANIYEALIKSGTSGHEEMANVGLTTFFILLLVSFFASLYISRLYIRFYRPRGTGSLAYRSFPLLGISVTAIFICVQFSLPLSLGLLGALSIVRFRTPIKEPEEVGFIMLTIATAISCATFNLLFLLILLAVSTFGLFLINWRGLPLAASEQGTILINLPGSNAEASATTFLPSVTGIAGVRVISVVETGEGAAVTLRFAKGSPDLLTRVRGQALTCAQGATVSMFNDQVSI, encoded by the coding sequence GTGAACGAACTTCTCCCCAACAGCGTGGATTTTTTGGCCAACATATACGAGGCGCTGATCAAATCAGGAACATCCGGCCATGAAGAGATGGCGAACGTGGGCCTGACCACCTTCTTCATCCTGCTGCTGGTGTCCTTTTTCGCCTCGCTCTACATTTCGCGCCTCTATATCCGCTTTTACCGCCCACGCGGCACCGGGAGCCTCGCCTACCGCTCCTTCCCGCTTCTTGGCATCTCGGTCACGGCCATCTTCATCTGCGTGCAGTTCTCCCTGCCCCTGTCCCTGGGCCTTCTGGGCGCGCTGTCCATCGTCCGTTTCCGTACCCCCATCAAAGAGCCCGAAGAAGTCGGATTCATCATGCTGACCATTGCCACCGCCATTTCCTGCGCGACCTTCAACCTCCTGTTCCTGCTCATTCTGCTGGCCGTCTCGACCTTCGGCCTGTTCCTCATCAATTGGCGCGGCCTGCCCCTGGCCGCCAGCGAACAGGGCACGATCCTCATCAATCTGCCCGGAAGCAACGCCGAAGCTTCCGCGACCACATTTTTACCCAGCGTCACCGGCATCGCCGGCGTGCGGGTCATCTCCGTGGTGGAAACAGGAGAAGGCGCGGCCGTGACCCTGCGCTTCGCCAAGGGCAGCCCCGACCTTCTGACCCGCGTGCGCGGGCAGGCCCTGACCTGCGCCCAGGGGGCCACGGTCTCCATGTTCAACGACCAGGTCAGCATCTGA
- a CDS encoding OmpA family protein has translation MREPTPEIMRDVSARLSRPKHGQQPKYGAAEPFGGIHGTDGEHPEVSAFSQHFDIFAREQQSRPASWVICWSDLMMTMFIMFAALYIFQLPKIQYKSVSELSVKAVPLGTETIPPQAVAGSILDRLHDRLRDLIARDGLQDLVAVQSVPGKSLHVVLSGDLLFEKSRAVLRGDVKETLLAVSEILRSAPHALSVVGHAASGGAAAGSRGPWELSVAMAADVADFLIRDAGLPAERMLVAGYGDQRPLVDGDGAGWRVELILSSENPTEPLPMVKAPAGEGFRQWLAASKQGGE, from the coding sequence ATGCGAGAACCAACACCAGAAATCATGCGCGACGTGTCGGCGCGGCTTTCCCGCCCCAAGCATGGCCAGCAGCCCAAATATGGCGCGGCTGAGCCCTTTGGGGGCATTCACGGTACGGATGGCGAACATCCCGAGGTGAGCGCATTCAGTCAACACTTTGACATTTTCGCCCGCGAGCAGCAGTCACGGCCCGCCAGCTGGGTTATCTGCTGGTCGGATCTGATGATGACCATGTTCATCATGTTCGCCGCCCTGTATATTTTTCAGTTGCCGAAGATTCAGTACAAATCGGTTTCGGAGCTGTCCGTGAAGGCCGTGCCGCTCGGGACCGAGACCATTCCACCCCAGGCTGTGGCCGGATCGATTCTGGATCGACTTCATGACCGTCTTCGAGACCTGATCGCGCGCGATGGGCTGCAGGATTTGGTTGCGGTGCAGTCGGTCCCGGGGAAGTCTTTGCATGTGGTGCTTTCGGGTGATCTGCTTTTTGAAAAGAGCCGCGCGGTCTTGCGGGGAGATGTCAAGGAAACGCTGCTGGCCGTGAGTGAAATTCTGCGCAGCGCGCCGCATGCCCTGTCTGTGGTCGGTCATGCTGCTTCCGGTGGCGCTGCGGCTGGTTCCAGGGGCCCCTGGGAATTGTCGGTGGCCATGGCGGCCGATGTGGCCGATTTTTTGATCCGGGACGCAGGCCTGCCCGCCGAGCGTATGCTCGTGGCCGGGTATGGCGATCAGCGCCCGCTGGTGGATGGAGACGGCGCCGGTTGGCGTGTGGAGCTGATCTTAAGTTCCGAAAATCCGACGGAGCCGCTGCCCATGGTCAAGGCACCGGCCGGGGAAGGGTTCCGGCAATGGCTCGCGGCGTCGAAACAGGGAGGCGAATGA
- a CDS encoding DUF190 domain-containing protein, translating to MVKLIDVKILKIFVSETVRHKGAPLYDVIVNEARQRGMAGASVSRGVMGFGASNLLHTAKILRLAEDLPVIVEIVDTPSRITDFLPVVDALVEEGSIVVQDGQAIFHLPMRIRDVMTEQVVTVGTQTPLGEVVELLLRREVKAVPVMEAGRLVGIITGGDLLARARMPLRLDMHGHVPINLRHKHSHCTEFEGLRARDIMSAPVTTLNITTTVTDALKMMAARNIKRLPVTSEDGTLMGIVSRTDVLAAIGRTSAVAAHLDVLPAGVHACARDVLYTNVPTAAPDAPLAEVLKLLVASALRRVVIVDADKTILGIIHDWNLLQCFVRQNSPTLVARLLRILTQREAVPASLEGTAEEVMSREVLTVSPDATLSEVIQTLMDKKVKRLVVADQKNHLLGMVDRDVILKALAKQISPAQ from the coding sequence ATGGTCAAGCTGATCGACGTGAAGATTCTCAAAATTTTTGTGAGCGAGACGGTGCGACACAAAGGCGCGCCCCTCTATGACGTCATCGTAAACGAAGCCCGCCAGCGCGGCATGGCCGGGGCTTCCGTTTCCAGAGGGGTCATGGGCTTCGGTGCGAGCAATCTTCTGCATACGGCCAAGATCCTGCGCCTGGCCGAGGATCTGCCGGTCATCGTCGAGATCGTGGACACGCCATCGCGCATTACCGATTTTCTGCCCGTGGTCGACGCCCTCGTCGAGGAAGGAAGCATCGTGGTTCAGGACGGCCAGGCCATTTTCCACCTGCCCATGCGCATCCGCGATGTGATGACCGAGCAGGTCGTTACCGTGGGAACGCAGACGCCCCTGGGCGAGGTGGTGGAGTTGCTGTTGCGCAGGGAAGTCAAAGCCGTTCCGGTCATGGAGGCCGGACGCCTCGTGGGCATCATCACCGGCGGAGATCTGCTGGCCCGCGCGCGGATGCCGCTGCGACTGGACATGCACGGTCACGTGCCGATCAACCTGCGCCACAAGCACAGCCATTGCACTGAATTTGAAGGCTTACGAGCGCGCGACATCATGTCGGCACCGGTCACGACCCTGAACATCACGACCACGGTCACCGACGCCCTGAAGATGATGGCGGCCCGAAACATCAAGCGCCTGCCGGTCACGTCCGAAGACGGGACGCTGATGGGCATCGTCAGCCGCACGGACGTGCTGGCCGCCATCGGACGAACCTCCGCGGTGGCGGCGCATCTCGACGTTCTGCCCGCCGGGGTGCACGCCTGCGCCCGGGACGTCCTCTACACGAACGTGCCCACCGCCGCGCCGGACGCGCCCTTGGCCGAGGTTCTGAAACTCCTCGTCGCATCTGCGCTGCGCCGGGTGGTTATCGTGGACGCGGACAAAACGATTCTGGGCATCATCCACGACTGGAACCTGTTGCAGTGTTTCGTGCGTCAGAATTCCCCTACGCTGGTGGCCAGACTCCTCCGCATCCTAACCCAGCGCGAGGCCGTTCCTGCATCTCTTGAAGGCACCGCCGAAGAAGTCATGTCCCGCGAGGTCTTGACCGTCAGTCCGGACGCGACGTTAAGCGAAGTCATCCAAACCCTGATGGACAAAAAGGTCAAACGTCTCGTGGTCGCCGATCAAAAAAACCACCTGCTCGGCATGGTTGACCGGGACGTGATCCTGAAAGCGCTGGCCAAGCAGATCTCGCCCGCGCAATAG
- a CDS encoding polyphosphate polymerase domain-containing protein, which translates to METRTEKKYVLDMAQALLAKTIISAHCLPDPHFAAATVHSIYYDTLDLQFLSEKIDSTYFKAKVRLRWYGDWDFKPDNGPAFLEAKIKEGGLQRKVRIQVSRSGCELALLSLGDPELATLPALLATRGVGLCASARPVFVISYRRMRFIDPMTGVRIALDQDIHASRHALSCPGAAGSPMLSCAVIETKGNLASLPPYLAPLMTMGLRPESFSKYLHCYQSLMQQHM; encoded by the coding sequence ATGGAAACACGCACCGAAAAAAAATATGTCCTCGACATGGCCCAGGCCCTTTTAGCCAAGACCATCATCAGCGCGCACTGCCTGCCCGATCCGCATTTTGCCGCAGCCACGGTGCATAGCATCTATTACGACACTCTCGACCTGCAATTCCTGAGCGAAAAGATCGACAGCACCTATTTCAAGGCCAAGGTTCGCCTGCGCTGGTACGGCGACTGGGACTTCAAGCCCGACAACGGACCGGCCTTTCTTGAGGCCAAGATCAAGGAGGGCGGATTGCAGCGCAAGGTGCGAATTCAGGTCTCCCGCAGCGGATGCGAACTGGCGCTGCTGTCCCTCGGTGACCCTGAACTGGCCACCCTGCCCGCCCTGCTCGCCACGCGCGGCGTAGGGCTTTGCGCCTCGGCCAGGCCGGTCTTCGTCATCAGCTATCGCAGGATGCGCTTCATCGATCCCATGACCGGCGTCCGCATCGCCCTTGATCAGGACATACACGCATCGCGCCACGCCCTGTCCTGTCCCGGAGCTGCAGGGTCGCCGATGCTCTCGTGCGCCGTTATCGAAACCAAAGGAAACCTCGCAAGTCTCCCCCCGTATCTCGCGCCACTCATGACCATGGGTCTGCGGCCCGAGTCCTTTTCCAAATACCTGCACTGCTACCAAAGCCTGATGCAGCAACATATGTAA
- a CDS encoding motility protein A, which produces MMEGKSILGLVLCALIFGAGFVISGDVGQYFNLSAFLIVFGGCLGTAIASFRMERLVFVSKVLRNSYRTRMREPAAIVEILVDLSVKSRIRGLHTLVEDERETSILFLRRALGFVVDNYSREQTTDILNTEMYFFKQRRDESERVLRVMADICPAIGLAGSVVGLIGMLSGVNDTGVVLATIPIALTSTLYGVILANFVFLPLAARIREVTDHDLLLQKIIIEGVRAIQSELNPRVLEVKLKSFLTPSAREGQLVSLARIKERFQIQEREEEAPRMAAPEEVGVAL; this is translated from the coding sequence ATGATGGAAGGAAAATCGATTCTGGGCCTCGTGCTCTGCGCCCTGATCTTCGGAGCGGGCTTTGTGATCAGCGGGGATGTGGGCCAGTATTTCAACCTGTCCGCGTTCCTGATTGTTTTCGGGGGCTGTCTGGGAACGGCCATCGCCAGTTTCCGCATGGAACGTCTCGTTTTCGTGAGCAAGGTGCTGCGCAATTCCTATCGTACGCGGATGAGGGAGCCGGCCGCCATTGTCGAGATCCTGGTGGACCTGTCGGTCAAGAGCAGGATTCGCGGGCTGCATACTTTGGTCGAGGACGAGCGCGAGACATCCATCCTGTTTTTGCGCCGGGCCCTGGGTTTCGTGGTCGACAATTATTCCCGGGAGCAGACCACCGACATCCTGAACACGGAGATGTATTTTTTCAAGCAGCGCCGCGACGAGTCCGAGCGGGTGTTGCGGGTCATGGCCGACATCTGCCCGGCCATCGGGCTGGCTGGCAGCGTGGTGGGGCTTATCGGCATGCTCTCCGGCGTGAACGATACGGGGGTTGTCCTGGCGACCATTCCCATCGCCCTGACCTCCACCCTCTACGGCGTGATTCTGGCCAACTTCGTCTTTTTGCCCCTGGCCGCACGGATTCGCGAGGTCACGGACCACGATCTGCTGTTGCAGAAGATCATTATCGAAGGCGTCCGGGCCATACAGAGCGAGCTCAATCCCAGGGTGCTCGAAGTGAAGCTCAAATCCTTTCTTACGCCCTCGGCGCGGGAAGGGCAGCTGGTCTCCCTGGCGCGGATCAAGGAGCGTTTCCAGATTCAGGAACGCGAAGAGGAGGCCCCTCGCATGGCCGCTCCGGAGGAGGTCGGGGTCGCCCTGTAG
- a CDS encoding ferredoxin: MAIVIDHEECIGCESCVELCPEVFAMIDGEEKAMVKAPDSTADCVQDAIDACPVEAISKE, translated from the coding sequence ATGGCCATAGTCATCGACCACGAAGAATGCATCGGCTGCGAAAGTTGTGTGGAGCTTTGCCCTGAAGTTTTTGCCATGATCGATGGCGAGGAAAAAGCCATGGTCAAGGCCCCGGACTCCACGGCAGACTGCGTCCAGGACGCCATCGACGCCTGCCCCGTGGAAGCCATCAGCAAGGAATAG